GCACAATTAGGGGATGCTCGTGATGCTCGTGCAGATGCAGCAGCGCAATTAAGCAAGGCTCAAAGTCAGTTGGATGCAATGATGGTTCTCAGTACACTTGAGGGGACTGTGGTTGAAGTCAACCACAATGTTTCAAAATCTCCAACAGGAGCTAGCCAAGTGGTAGTGCATGTCGTAAGTAATGAAAACTTGCAAGTTAAGGGGGAACTATCTGAATATAACCTTGCCAACCTATCTGTAGGTCAAGAAGTAACCTTTACTTCTAAAGTTTACCAAGATAAGAGCTGGACAGGTAAGATTAGCTATATTTCTGATTACCCTAAAACCAATGGCGAAGCAGCAAGTGCAGCTGCTGCCGCTGGTGGTAATTCAGGTTCTAAATATCCATATACCATCGATGTTACAAGTGAAATTGGTGACTTGAAACAGGGATTCTCAGTAAGTGTTGAGGTGAAGAACAAGACTAAAGCTATTTTGGTTCCTCTAACAAGTGTTGTGACTGAAAATGATAAGAACTATGTCTGGGTGCTTGACGAGCAGAAAAAGGCTAAGAAAGTGGAAGTTGGTTTGGGTAATGCTGATGCAGACAACCAAGAAATCACTTCAGGTCTAACAAATGGAGTCAAGGTCATCAGTAACCCAACGTCCTCTCTAGAGGAAGGAAAAGAGGTGAAGGCTGATGAAGAAACTAATTAGTCTAAAAAATATCTGTAGAAGCTACCGTAATGGTGATCAAGAACTGCAGGTACTTAAAAATATCAACCTAGAAGTGAATGAGGGTGAATTTGTCGCCATCATGGGACCATCTGGTTCTGGTAAGTCCACTCTGATGAATACGATTGGCATGTTGGATACACCAACCAGTGGAGAATATTATCTTGAAGGCCAAGAAGTAGCTGGACTTGGTGAAAAACAACTAGCCAAGGTCCGCAACCAACAAATCGGTTTTGTCTTTCAGCAGTTCTTTCTTCTATCCAAACTCAATGCTCTGCAAAATGTAGAATTGCCCTTGATTTACGCAGGAGTTTCGGCTTCAAAACGGCGCAAGTTAGCTGAGGAATATCTAGATAAGGTTGAATTGACTGAGCGTAGTCACCATTTACCTTCAGAATTATCTGGTGGTCAAAAACAACGTGTGGCTATTGCGCGTGCCTTGGTAAACAATCCTTCTATTATCCTAGCAGACGAACCGACAGGAGCCTTGGATACCAAAACAGGAAATCAAATTATGCAACTATTGGTTGACTTGAACAAAGAAGGAAAAACCATTATCATGGTAACGCATGAGCCTGAAATAGCTGCTTATGCCAAACGTCAGATTGTCATTCGAGATGGAGTCATTTCGTCTGATAGTGCTCAGTTAGAAAAGGAGGAAAACTAAGATGCAGAATCTGAAATTTGCCTTTTCATCTATCATGGCTCACAAGATGCGTTCTTTGCTTACCATGATTGGGATTATTATCGGTGTTTCATCGGTTGTTGTGATTATGGCTCTGGGTGATTCTATGTCTCGACAGCTCAATAAAAATATGACCAAGTCACAGAAGAATATCCGTGTTTTTTTCTCACCTATTAAAAGTAAAGATGGCTCTTTTACCCAAAAACAATCAGCTTTGACAGTGTCTGGGAAAGAAGAGGACGTTCCTGTGGAACCACCAAAACCACAAGAATCCTGGGTTAAGGAAGCTGCTAAGCTTAAGGGAGTGGATAGCTACTATGTAACCAATTCAACAAATACCACCCTTTCTTATAAAGATAAAAAAGTGGAGCGCGCTAGCTTGACAGGTGGAAATATTACTTACATGAAGGCGGTTCAAAATGAAATTGTTGCAGGCCGCAGTTTCATAGCTCAGGATTATAAAGATGTAGCCAGTGTCATTTTATTAGACCAAGAACTTGCTAATAGTCTGTTTGGATCTGCTCAAGAAGCTGTTAACCAGATTATAGATGTTGGTGACTTTAGTTATCGTGTCATTGGTGTCTATACTAGCGACGAGTCCAAGGCTGCCAAGACTTTTGGTATTGGTGGACTTCCGATTACGACTAATATTTCTCTTGCCAATAACTTCAATATGGATGAAATTTCTGATATTGTCTTCCGTGTTAACGATACCAGCTTGACACCAACGGTGGGACCAGAATTAGCTAGAAAAATGACCGAGATTGCTGGTCTTCAGCAGGGGGAGTATCAGGTGGCAGATGCGACTGAAGCCTTCCAAGAAGTACAACAAATGTTCGGCTTTATAACTACGATTATTAGTGCTATTGCAGGAATTTCCCTCTTTGTTGGTGGGACTGGTGTTATGAACATCATGCTGGTTTCGGTGACAGAGCGTACTCGTGAGATTGGTCTCCGTAAGGCTTTGGGTGCAACACGTGCCAATATTTTAATTCAGTTTTTGATTGAATCCATGATTTTGACCTTGTTAGGTGGATTAATTGGTTTGACAATTGCAAGTGGTATAACTGCTTTAGCAGGTTTGTTACTGCAAGGTTTGATTGCGGGGATAGAAGTTGGAGTATCCATTCCAGTTGCCCTATTTAGTCTTGCAGTTTCGGCTAGCGTGGGTATGATTTTTGGAGTCTTGCCAGCCAACAAGGCATCGAAGCTTGATCCAATCGAAGCCCTTCGTTATGAATAAGATTAACAGGATGGACACTAGTCTATCTTGTTTTTGTATGGATTTCCTTATCGAAAATCATCAAAATATGATATAATGAAGTGTTAGAAAAACAGGTTTCATTTGCCTGGAAAGGAAATATTATGTCTGAAAAGAATTTTTATATTACAACGCCGATTTACTATCCATCTGGTAAACTTCATATCGGTTCTGCCTACACTACCATCGCTTGTGATGTCTTAGCTCGCTACAAACGCCTGATGGGCTACGATGTCTTTTATTTGACAGGTCTGGATGAGCATGGTCAAAAGATTCAACAAAAAGCAGAAGAAGCTGGCATCACACCTCAAGCCTATGTTGATGGCATGGCAGTTGGAGTTAAAGAACTCTGGAAATTGCTTGATATCTCATACGATAAATTCATCCGTACAACTGATGACTACCATGAAAAAGTAGTAGCGCAAGTTTTTGAACGCTTGCTTGATCAAGATGACATCTACCTAGGTGAATATTCTGGTTGGTATTCAGTATCGGATGAGGAATTCTTTACAGAAAGCCAGCTTGCAGAAGTTTTCCGTGACGAAGCTGGAAATGTAACGGGTGGTATCGCTCCATCAGGTCACGAGGTTGAATGGGTTTCAGAAGAATCTTACTTCCTTCGCCTCAGCAAATACCAAGACAGCTTGGTCGAATTTTTCAAAGCTCATCCTAACTTCATCACTCCAGATGGTCGCCTTAATGAAATGCTGAAAAACTTCATTGAGCCAGGTTTGGAAGACTTGGCGGTTTCTCGTACAACCTTTACCTGGGGTGTACAAGTCCCATCAAATCCAAAGCACGTTGTCTACGTTTGGATTGATGCTCTGCTCAACTATGCGACAGCGCTTGGATACGGTCAAGATGAACATGGTAACTTTGACAAGTTCTGGAATGGAACAGTCTTCCATATGGTTGGGAAAGACATCCTTCGTTTCCACTCCATCTACTGGCCAATCCTTCTTATGATGTTGGATATCAAATTGCCTGACCGTTTGATTGCCCATGGATGGTTTGTCATGAAAGACGGCAAGATGTCCAAGTCTAAAGGGAATGTTGTTTATCCTGAAATGTTGGTAGAGCGCTATGGTCTCGATCCACTTCGTTACTACCTCATGCGTAGCCTTCCAGTTGGTTCAGATGGAACCTTCACTCCTGAAGACTATGTAGGCCGTATCAACTATGAACTAGCCAATGACCTTGGGAACCTC
This window of the Streptococcus sp. 116-D4 genome carries:
- a CDS encoding efflux RND transporter periplasmic adaptor subunit — protein: MMKKNRKAKKWQLYAAIGAASVVVLGAGGILLFRQPSQSAVKDEPTHLVVAKEGSVASSVLLSGTVTAKNEQYVYFDASKGDLDEILVSVGDKVSEGQALVKYSSSEVQAAYDSASRAVAKADRHINELNQARDEAASAPAPQLPAPAGGEGATAQASGNAVSSIDAQLGDARDARADAAAQLSKAQSQLDAMMVLSTLEGTVVEVNHNVSKSPTGASQVVVHVVSNENLQVKGELSEYNLANLSVGQEVTFTSKVYQDKSWTGKISYISDYPKTNGEAASAAAAAGGNSGSKYPYTIDVTSEIGDLKQGFSVSVEVKNKTKAILVPLTSVVTENDKNYVWVLDEQKKAKKVEVGLGNADADNQEITSGLTNGVKVISNPTSSLEEGKEVKADEETN
- a CDS encoding ABC transporter permease, yielding MQNLKFAFSSIMAHKMRSLLTMIGIIIGVSSVVVIMALGDSMSRQLNKNMTKSQKNIRVFFSPIKSKDGSFTQKQSALTVSGKEEDVPVEPPKPQESWVKEAAKLKGVDSYYVTNSTNTTLSYKDKKVERASLTGGNITYMKAVQNEIVAGRSFIAQDYKDVASVILLDQELANSLFGSAQEAVNQIIDVGDFSYRVIGVYTSDESKAAKTFGIGGLPITTNISLANNFNMDEISDIVFRVNDTSLTPTVGPELARKMTEIAGLQQGEYQVADATEAFQEVQQMFGFITTIISAIAGISLFVGGTGVMNIMLVSVTERTREIGLRKALGATRANILIQFLIESMILTLLGGLIGLTIASGITALAGLLLQGLIAGIEVGVSIPVALFSLAVSASVGMIFGVLPANKASKLDPIEALRYE
- a CDS encoding ABC transporter ATP-binding protein; translation: MKKLISLKNICRSYRNGDQELQVLKNINLEVNEGEFVAIMGPSGSGKSTLMNTIGMLDTPTSGEYYLEGQEVAGLGEKQLAKVRNQQIGFVFQQFFLLSKLNALQNVELPLIYAGVSASKRRKLAEEYLDKVELTERSHHLPSELSGGQKQRVAIARALVNNPSIILADEPTGALDTKTGNQIMQLLVDLNKEGKTIIMVTHEPEIAAYAKRQIVIRDGVISSDSAQLEKEEN
- the metG gene encoding methionine--tRNA ligase translates to MSEKNFYITTPIYYPSGKLHIGSAYTTIACDVLARYKRLMGYDVFYLTGLDEHGQKIQQKAEEAGITPQAYVDGMAVGVKELWKLLDISYDKFIRTTDDYHEKVVAQVFERLLDQDDIYLGEYSGWYSVSDEEFFTESQLAEVFRDEAGNVTGGIAPSGHEVEWVSEESYFLRLSKYQDSLVEFFKAHPNFITPDGRLNEMLKNFIEPGLEDLAVSRTTFTWGVQVPSNPKHVVYVWIDALLNYATALGYGQDEHGNFDKFWNGTVFHMVGKDILRFHSIYWPILLMMLDIKLPDRLIAHGWFVMKDGKMSKSKGNVVYPEMLVERYGLDPLRYYLMRSLPVGSDGTFTPEDYVGRINYELANDLGNLLNRTVSMINKYFDGKVPAYVEGVTEFDHALAEVAEQSIADYHTHMEAVDYPRALEAVWTLISRTNKYIDETAPWVLAKDESLRDQLASVMSHLAASLRVVAHLIEPFMMETSRSVLTQLGLEEVASLENLSLADFPAGVTVVAKGTPIFPRLDMEAEIAYIKEQMEGNKPAVEKEWNPDEVELKLNKEEIKFEDFDKVEIHVAEVKEVSKVEGSDKLLQFRLDAGDGEDRQILSGIAKYYPNEQELVGKKVQIVANLKPRKMMKKYVSQGMILSAEHDGKLTLLTVDPAVPNGSVIG